CCGCACGCACTGCAAGGCCGCGAGCTGGTCTTGCATGGTGTAGAGGTGCATCAGGGCGTTGAACGGCGCGATGACCAGCTCGAACTGCTCGTGCAGATCGAAGTCGCGCATGTCCCCCTGCACGAAGCGGGGCTGCACTTGAGAGGACGCCGCGCGTTCATGGGCGCGCTGCAGCATGCCACCGGACAGTTCCACACCCGTCACGTCCACGCCACGCCGCGCGAGGTACACCGTCACCCGTCCCGTGCCCGCGCCCAGCTCCAGCACGCGACCACCCGCCTGCTGCGCCTGACGCGCGTAAAAGTGCAGGTCTTCGCGGTACAGATCGTACTGCCGGTCGTACAGATCGACAAAGGCGTCGTAGTCCACGGTCAGCGCGCCCCGTAGCGGCGCAGCAGCTCCTCGCGCGAGATGGTCGCCACGCGCACATCGTGCGCGTGGCCTTCACCGACTGCGCCATACGCGCGGCGCAGCATGTTCGCCCAGGTCCCCAGCCGACGGCGCATCGCGGGCGGCACGTCGGCGGCTTCAAATCCCAGGGCGCCCAGAATGTCCGAAAAGGGACCGATGGCGAACACTCCCTGCGCGCCCGCCCACTCTGGCCGCTCCTGCACGGCGCGGGCCAGTTCCTTGAGGCTTTCACGCGTCATGCGGATTCCAGTCAGCGGCTTCGGGGCAAACTGAGTCATGCGTTCGCTGTTCACGTGCAGCTCCAGCAGGGGCGCCCCGTGCGCGAACTGGGGATGGTCAGGCAGCGGGAACTTGACCAGCCCGGCACGCAGCAGGCTGTTGGCCTTGATTCCGAAACGCACGACGTTGCCAGTGCGGTCAAACCACCGGTCGAGCAGTTTCAGGGCGCGCGGCAGCAGGTCATGAGCGCGCTCGGGGCGCACGCCTTCCAGCCCGGAGAGGGTCGTGGGCGCGTAGCCACGCTTTCTCAGCTCTGGTAACAGCTCGGGCAACGCCTGCGCGGCCGTCTCGCCTCCCCGCCCGGCGTCGTGCATCACGATCACGCCGCCTGCCTCGACGCTGTCCAGCACGCGCCGGGTCACGCCCGATGCCGTGTAGCCGGGGTGCCAGTCGTGCGCCTCGACAGTCCAGTGCGCCCCACGAACGCCACGCTGCGCTGCCTGAAAGCGCAGCGTCAGCACGGTAGCCAGGGTGTACGCACCGTGCGGAGGCCGAAAAAAGGCGATGTCCTGCCCGGTGAGGCCGCGCAATACTTTCAGCGAACGCCGCAGATCGGCGCCGACACTCCAGGGAGCGCGCGTCCAGGCATGCCGGTGCGCGTAGCCGTGCGAGGCCACCTCGTGGCCCTCAGCTGCAATTTGCCGCACGAGGTCCGGATGCCGCTCGGCCGCCTCGCCCAGCATGAAAAAGGTCGCGTGCACGCCCGCTTCCCGCAGGGCGTCCAGCACTCGCGGCGTAGTCGAGGGATCCGGGCCGTCGTCAAAGGTCAGGGCGATGCCCGTTCCCGGACTCCGGCCACGCCGCACCACCCCGAGATTGCCCACCTGCACCAGGGCGTAGGGCAGGCCCACGTACGCCAGGAGCGCACCCAGCGTCCACCACACCCGTTTTTTCATTCCCACGCTCCCAGCCGCCTCAGCAACGCCTGCGCCGCGTCACGGGCCGCGTGGGGTCGCCCGGTCGCCCGCGCGGCTTCACTCATCGCCTGCAGGTGCGCCGGGTCACCCAGCAACGCCACCAGCGAGCGGCGCAATTCCCACTTCGAGGGCGCCCACAGGGCCGCGCCCCGCTCCTGCAGGAAGGCGGCGTTGCCTTCCTCCTGACCGGGAATGGGCTGGTAGATCAGCATGGGCACACCCAGCGCGATCGCCTCGGAGACCGTGAGGCCGCCCGCTTTGCCGATCACCAGGTCGCTGGCGGCCAGCAGTTCGGGAAAGAAGCTGGTGTACCCCAGCCGGTGCACGGTCGCGCCGCCAACCTGCTCGGTGCCGACCTCACCGCCGCCTGCCAGCAGCAGAACCTGCACGCGCGTGCCCGCCCCGGCGCAGGCGTCGATCACGTCGGAAAGACCGTGATAGATGCTGCCCTTACCACCAGCCGAAACCAGCACCAGAGGCTCGTCCTGCGGGAGACCGAAACGCTCGCGCAGTGCCATCTTGTCGGCGCCTTGCAACTCGGCATAACGCGGCAGGATCGGAATACCGGTGACGGCAATCTTCTCGGGGTCGATGCCCCAGCCCACCAGCCCGTCTTTCACGCGATCGGTCGCCACCATGAAAAAGTCCACCTCGGGGCGTGCCCAGTGATAGTGGATGGTGTAGTCCGTCACCAGCAGCGCGTTGAGAAACGACAGGCCATGACGGCGGCGGGCGGTGTGCGCCAGCACTGCCGGACCGTCGTAGGAGGACAGCACGAGGTGCGGCCGGACACGGCGCAGGTCACGCAGCATCCGGCGCAGTCCCGCGGTGCTGGCCGCCGATTTCACGAACCACGGCGCCTCGGCGCGGTCGCTCCAGTGGTAGAAGAAGCGGTACGTGTTGGGGCTGTGGCGCAGCCACCACAGGTACACGCCCGCCGAGACACCGCGCTCGACGGGATTCAGGTACGTCAGGTAGTCGGCATGCAGGGCATTGAAGCCGGGCGAGTACTCTGCCAGCGCCCGCTCGAGGGCCTCGGCCGCCTTGAGGTGCCCGCCGCCCAGCGCCGCCGAGACGATCAGCGCGCGCATTTCGGGCGGAAGCCGGACGGCCGAGTTGTGTCGAAGCGGTGAAGCTTGGCGGTTCACGAGGACGCCTTACGAAGCAGATACAGCCCGCCCAGCGCAAAGGTGATGTTGGCCAGCCAGGCGCCCAGCTCCGGGGGCAGCACCCCCGAGTTGCCGAGCGACAGGCCCAGCACGTACACCAGGTAGTACGACACCGCGATCAACAGCGCCACGCCGAGGGCCACCCCGGTCGTGCGGCCGTAGCGCAGCGCGAACGGCAGCGCGGCCAGCACCAGCACCAGATTGCCCAGCGGCAAGGCGAGCTTGCGGTTGAGCTCGGCGCGTGCCGCGAAGCGCTCGGCCGGACGGGCAGTGCGGCTGAACACCGTGCCAAACAGCGTGGAGAGTGAAGTGGCGTCGGCGGCGATGGCGTCGGCGAAACCCGCGATGGCCTGTTTGCGCGACAGTCCGGTCTCGATTTCGAATTTCGCGTCCGGGGTGGTGGGCAGGTATGTGACCTTGAAGATGTCGGCCACCCCCGCGCGGAAGGCGTCTTCGGACGCGTCTTCGGGCAATCGGTCGAGGGCCGCGATGGCCGTGTAGTCCAGGCTGTATCCCTGGTAGCCGATCAAGGTGATGTCATTGTTCTCGTAGCGGCCACGGTCGGCGAAGAACACGATGCCGGTGCGGCCGCTGCCGTTGTCGCTCCACTGCTGCAGGCGCACATTCTGCAATTCGCGGGTGGCCGGAACGTAGCCCTGGAAGTGCAGCTCCAGACCCGGGCCGATTTCGACCGTGCGTCCCGCGAGCTGCTGCAGGCCCGCGCCGGTCAGGTCATCCCAGTAAAACGAGCGCGCTTCCACGTTGGCGCGCGGCACCACATACTCGGAGAGGTACAGCGACAGGCCCGACACCGCCAGGGCCGCGCCCACCGCCGGCAGGGCGGCCCGCCCCAGCGAAACACCGCCCGACTGTGCGGCACTCAGCTCGCGCTCGTTGGCCAGACGCCCGTAAGCCACCACCACCATCAGCACCACGGCCATCGGAAAGACCTGCACCAGGGTGTTGGGCACCTGCAAGGCGATATAACGCAGCACGCCCAGAAACGGCGCGTTCGCCAGCCACTGCGAACTCGCGAAGAAGTAGCCGAAGGAGACGATGGCCGTAAACAGCAAGGTGCCCGTCACCAGGGGCGGCCAGAGTTCGCGGAGGATGTACCGTTGTAAGCGCATAAGGGGAAGGTCAGCGAGAAGCGCCCAAGGAGCGCGCTGCCGGATTCAGCATTAACGTAGCACCGTGAGAAGGACTCAGGCCTTGGCGAGCGCGAAGAGGATCTGCGCTTCGCACACGAGCTGGCCGTCCACCTCGGCACGGCAGGTGGTCTTTCCCAGACCGCGGCGCAGGTAATCGAGCTTGGCGTGCAGGTGAAGCTGATCGCCGGGCACGACCTTGCGTTTGATGCGCACGCCCTCGATACCGACCAGGTAAGCAATCGAGCCGGGTTCGAGGTCGATGCCGAACATGCTGGCCTGCGCGAGTGCCTCGATAATCAGCACCCCTGGCATGACCGGCTCGCCGGGAAAGTGGCCCTGAAAGAAAGGCTCATTGATCGAGACGTTCTTGAAGGCGTGCACCTGGCCTTCACCGCAGGAAAGCACGCGGTCGACCAGCAAAAAAGGAAAACGGTGCGGCAGGCGCGTCAGAACGCCTTGAATGTCAAGCGGAGCATCAAAAGTCTGGGTCATGGGTCCCTCACGGGCCACTGTCAGGCAGAGCGGGGCTGGGGCCCCGCAACTCAGCGGCGCAGGTAGTTGTCGCTGGAAATCAGGTGGTGACGCAGAATCGGAATCATCTCGAGCGCCATGCCGGTGCCGATGGCCACTGCCTCGTTGGCGTTTTCCGCCACGGCCACCGGAATGCCGGTCGCCTGGCGCAACAGCTCGTCGAAGTTGCGCAGCAGGCTGCCGCCGCCGGTCATGACGATACCGCGGTCGATGATGTCGCTGACCAGCTCGGGCGGGGTGCTTTCCAGCACCCGCTTCACGCCGTCCACGATCTTGCTGACCGGTTCGGCCAGGGCGTCGGTGATGTCCGAGGTCTGCAGGGTGATGGTCTTGGGCAGACCGTGCACCAGGTCACGCCCGCGCACTTCCGCGACGATGTTGTCCTCTGGGCGGCCCAGCATCGCCGCGCCGATCTTGACCTTGATTTCCTCGGCGGTGCGGTCGCCGATCATCAGGTTGTGCTTGCGGCGCACGAAACGAATGATGCTTTCATCGAACTCGTTGCCTGCCACCTTGAGCGACTCGGAAACCACGATGCCACCCAGCGAGATCACGGCCACGTCCGTCGAACCGCCGCCGATGTCGACGATCATGCTGCCGACGGGTTCGGCAATCTTGAGGCCTGCGCCGATGGCCGCCGCGAGGGGCTCTTCGATCAGAAAGGCGCGCTTGGCGTTGGCGTTGAGGGCGGCGCGCAACACCGCGCGTTTCTCGACGTCGGTCACGCCGCTCGGGACACCCACCATCAGTTGGGGCTTGAATCCGAACAGCTTGCCCGCGCCGCCCTGCACCTTGCGCAGAAACATTGCGATCATTTTTTCGGTCAGGGCGTCGTCGGCGATCACGCCGTCCTTGATGGGCCGTACCGCCACGATATTGCCCGGCGTGCGGCCCAGCATGCGGTAGGCTTCTTCGCCGACGGCCATGACTTCCTTAGTGTCACGGGTCATGGCGATCACGCTGGGCTCGTTGAGAACCAGTCCGCGGCTTTTGCTGTAAATGAGGAACGTCGCCGTTCCCAGGTCAATACCGATGTCTTCTGAAAACCTCACCCTGACTCCTTCACGCTGGCCTGTAGAGCGTTGATCCGTTGCCGAAGAGCGTGCCTGTGAACTCCACCCTCACTCGCTCCGGAAGAGGGCTTCTCGCGCTACTCGGTCAGCCGGGCAGGATCTGCCTGCGCGCTGACGACCGCTCTAGAACCTTCGTATGCTAACACGCCACTCTCCTTGCGCTTCCGATGCGGTTATACCTTCAAGCCCCGCGTGGTTTGAGATAAGCCGCCAGCCAGATGCAGGCGGTCGTGATTCCCAGGTAGATCAGGCCACGCCAGAAGCCGTCGAGGTCGGAAAAGGCAAAGGAAGCGGGCCCCAGGCGCGTGGCCAGCGTGCCCTCCACGGTTGAAAGCAGGCGCAGTGCGTCCGACACGCTCGGGTTGACGCTCGCAAACGCAGCCAGCGTCAGTGACGCGAACACCGCGCCCAGCACCGCCAGCAGCACCGTCGTCACAACACGCATGGCCACGCCTGTCCCTGGTGATCTGTCACGAAAAACATCACCTGCACATTGTAGGTCGGGGCGCATGAAGCCCACATGACACGCGCCCCGACCGCACCACGCCTACCGTATTACCATGAAGCCGTGAAGCTTCCCGCCCGTGTCCGGATCAGCCGCCTGCCCGGCCCGCCCGAAGGGACCCTGCTCACGCAGATGCGCCGCCTGAATCCGCAATTCGCGTTGGGAGCGCCGGGTGAGCCGGCGCCGGATGACTTTGTCTGCCTGGTCGTCATTGCGGGCGGCAAACCGGTGGGTTTTCTCGTGGCGCAGCGTACTGGCACCCAGTGGCAGGAAACGCAGGCGCTGGAATCCACCTGGCGTGGGCGCGGCATCGAGGAGGCCCTGCAAGCAGAGTTGCGGGGCCTCCTCAGCCGCTGATCGCGAAAGCCGGTACGCCCAGGAACTGCGGCAGACGCGGATCGGCAAAATTGGGAACGATCAGCGCCGCGCCCGCTTCCTGCAAGGCTTCCTCACCGTGCCCGGTGGTAAGCCCGACCGTCGGAATGCCCGCCGCAACGGCCGAGCGCACGCCAGAAGGAGAATCCTCGAAGGCGAACGTGTCCCGGGCATTCACGCCCAGCCGCCGCAGCGCTTCCAGGTAAGGATCGGGAAAGGGTTTTCCGCGTGGCAGGTCGTCGGCCAGCACGATATGCGCGAACGTCCGGTCGAGGCCGAGGGTGCTCAGCACGAAGACGGCGTTGTCACGCGGGGCATTGGAGACCACCGCGCACGGCAGGTCGTGCTGGCGCGCCCAGTGCAGCAGTTCACTCAGGCCGGGCAGGGCCATGATGCTGGTGGCCAGCGCGCGGAAGGTTTCTTCCTTCTGAGCGATGAAGGCCTCCGTTTCGTCCGCGCCCAGCGCCGGAAGCAGGTCCGCGACGATGTCGGGATTGAGGCGGCCGCTGATGCGTTGCTGGTAAATCGCTTCGTCGATGTTCAGACCGTGCTTCCGGAGGCTCTGGGCCCAGGCCTGAAAGTGCAGCGGGTCGGTGGCGGTCAGGGTACCGTCGATGTCAAACAGCAGGGCTTTTGGTGAGGCGCTCATGCTGCTACGCTACCGCCTCTGGCGGGCAGCCTGC
The Deinococcus peraridilitoris DSM 19664 genome window above contains:
- a CDS encoding MGDG synthase family glycosyltransferase is translated as MNRQASPLRHNSAVRLPPEMRALIVSAALGGGHLKAAEALERALAEYSPGFNALHADYLTYLNPVERGVSAGVYLWWLRHSPNTYRFFYHWSDRAEAPWFVKSAASTAGLRRMLRDLRRVRPHLVLSSYDGPAVLAHTARRRHGLSFLNALLVTDYTIHYHWARPEVDFFMVATDRVKDGLVGWGIDPEKIAVTGIPILPRYAELQGADKMALRERFGLPQDEPLVLVSAGGKGSIYHGLSDVIDACAGAGTRVQVLLLAGGGEVGTEQVGGATVHRLGYTSFFPELLAASDLVIGKAGGLTVSEAIALGVPMLIYQPIPGQEEGNAAFLQERGAALWAPSKWELRRSLVALLGDPAHLQAMSEAARATGRPHAARDAAQALLRRLGAWE
- a CDS encoding class I SAM-dependent methyltransferase — its product is MDYDAFVDLYDRQYDLYREDLHFYARQAQQAGGRVLELGAGTGRVTVYLARRGVDVTGVELSGGMLQRAHERAASSQVQPRFVQGDMRDFDLHEQFELVIAPFNALMHLYTMQDQLAALQCVRRHMAPGGTFAFDLYVPVFGPEGVLRHEGETFLEGGARTDVFLRQDVDRARQLATTEYFVDTTDTDGTLRRAHRTLTQRYYTRFELEWLLRHAGFSARVAGSFEGGAFTSDSRYMVVSAQAKPG
- a CDS encoding polysaccharide deacetylase family protein, which produces MKKRVWWTLGALLAYVGLPYALVQVGNLGVVRRGRSPGTGIALTFDDGPDPSTTPRVLDALREAGVHATFFMLGEAAERHPDLVRQIAAEGHEVASHGYAHRHAWTRAPWSVGADLRRSLKVLRGLTGQDIAFFRPPHGAYTLATVLTLRFQAAQRGVRGAHWTVEAHDWHPGYTASGVTRRVLDSVEAGGVIVMHDAGRGGETAAQALPELLPELRKRGYAPTTLSGLEGVRPERAHDLLPRALKLLDRWFDRTGNVVRFGIKANSLLRAGLVKFPLPDHPQFAHGAPLLELHVNSERMTQFAPKPLTGIRMTRESLKELARAVQERPEWAGAQGVFAIGPFSDILGALGFEAADVPPAMRRRLGTWANMLRRAYGAVGEGHAHDVRVATISREELLRRYGAR
- a CDS encoding rod shape-determining protein, which produces MRFSEDIGIDLGTATFLIYSKSRGLVLNEPSVIAMTRDTKEVMAVGEEAYRMLGRTPGNIVAVRPIKDGVIADDALTEKMIAMFLRKVQGGAGKLFGFKPQLMVGVPSGVTDVEKRAVLRAALNANAKRAFLIEEPLAAAIGAGLKIAEPVGSMIVDIGGGSTDVAVISLGGIVVSESLKVAGNEFDESIIRFVRRKHNLMIGDRTAEEIKVKIGAAMLGRPEDNIVAEVRGRDLVHGLPKTITLQTSDITDALAEPVSKIVDGVKRVLESTPPELVSDIIDRGIVMTGGGSLLRNFDELLRQATGIPVAVAENANEAVAIGTGMALEMIPILRHHLISSDNYLRR
- a CDS encoding LptF/LptG family permease; this translates as MRLQRYILRELWPPLVTGTLLFTAIVSFGYFFASSQWLANAPFLGVLRYIALQVPNTLVQVFPMAVVLMVVVAYGRLANERELSAAQSGGVSLGRAALPAVGAALAVSGLSLYLSEYVVPRANVEARSFYWDDLTGAGLQQLAGRTVEIGPGLELHFQGYVPATRELQNVRLQQWSDNGSGRTGIVFFADRGRYENNDITLIGYQGYSLDYTAIAALDRLPEDASEDAFRAGVADIFKVTYLPTTPDAKFEIETGLSRKQAIAGFADAIAADATSLSTLFGTVFSRTARPAERFAARAELNRKLALPLGNLVLVLAALPFALRYGRTTGVALGVALLIAVSYYLVYVLGLSLGNSGVLPPELGAWLANITFALGGLYLLRKASS
- a CDS encoding HAD family hydrolase, with translation MSASPKALLFDIDGTLTATDPLHFQAWAQSLRKHGLNIDEAIYQQRISGRLNPDIVADLLPALGADETEAFIAQKEETFRALATSIMALPGLSELLHWARQHDLPCAVVSNAPRDNAVFVLSTLGLDRTFAHIVLADDLPRGKPFPDPYLEALRRLGVNARDTFAFEDSPSGVRSAVAAGIPTVGLTTGHGEEALQEAGAALIVPNFADPRLPQFLGVPAFAISG
- the fabZ gene encoding 3-hydroxyacyl-ACP dehydratase FabZ — encoded protein: MTQTFDAPLDIQGVLTRLPHRFPFLLVDRVLSCGEGQVHAFKNVSINEPFFQGHFPGEPVMPGVLIIEALAQASMFGIDLEPGSIAYLVGIEGVRIKRKVVPGDQLHLHAKLDYLRRGLGKTTCRAEVDGQLVCEAQILFALAKA